GGAGGATGCAACCGTTTTGGCCATAGGTCCTCTGGTGGTGGAGGCGCTGGAGGCCTCCGAAGCCCTCAGGAAGGAGGGGTTGAGGGTGGGTGTGATAGATGTCCATACCCTCAAACCCCTGGATGAAAGGACCATCCTGAGGGAGGCTTCGAGGACGGGTTGCCTCGTGACGGCCGAGGACCACAGCATCATAGGGGGATTGGGTGGGGCGGTGGCGGAGTTGCTGGCAGAGAGAAGGCCCACCCCCATGAAGAGGGTGGGTGTGAGGGATGAGTTCGGAAAATCCGGTCCCTGGAGGGAGCTCTACGAGGCCTATGGTCTCACCTCCCGTCACATCCAGCAGGCGGTGAGGGAGGTGAGGGAGATGGTGAGATGAAGGTCAAGATCGCCCCCTCCCTCCTCTCAGCCGATTTCAGCAGGTTGGAGGAGGAGATAAGGGAGGTGGAGAAGGGTGGGGCGGACCTCCTCCACTGGGACGTGATGGATGGACATTTCGTCCCAAACCTGACGATAGGTCCCTCGGTGATCCGTTGTCTGAGGGACAAGACCTCCCTCCCCTTCAACGTCCATCTGATGATAGAAACCCCGGAGAAGTACCTGAAGAGGTTCGTGGAAGCGGGGGGGGATATCATAACGGTGCACGTTGAGACCTGTTCCGACCTCCCCCGCCTGCTTTCCTCCCTGAGGAGGATGGGGGTGAAGGTGGGGGTGGCCCTGAACCCGGAGACTCCCCTCTCCTCGGTCGAGGGCGTGGTGGAGGAGCTGGACCTCCTCCTGGTGATGACCGTCCATCCTGGTTTCGGGAACCAGAGGTTCCTGAAGGGCACCCTCCCAAAGCTGAGGAGGGCGGGGAAGATGGTGAGGGAGAAGGGCCTGGCCCTGGACCTGGGTGTGGATGGTGGGATTTCGGTGGAGACGGTTCCTTGGGTGGTGGGGGCGGGGGCCAACCTCCTGGTGGCTGGAACGGCCATCTACGGGCAGAGGGACAGGGTCCTCGCCATCCGGAGGCTCAGGGAAGCCGCTTGTAGCATTCTAGGAAGCGCCTGAGGGAGCGGTCATAGGTCCTCTCCACTTCGGGGGGAAAGAAACATCCCGGAAGTTCCTTCCTCTTCCAGTGATATCTCAAACATTCGCAGCAGATTCCCTTCCTCGAACAAGGTTCATAGGTACAGGTGCAGTTCTTCAGGTTCTCGGCCACTGAGCAGATCCTTTCCTTTTTTCCTGCCATCTTTTCCCTACCGAGGGAGGGGAATAAAGGTTATAGGGGAAGGATACCGTATCCTATAAGCCTCCACCTTCCCCCCACCCTCCTGCTCAGGGCTACCCTGGCACCGGGCGAGGCACAGACCAAACGGGTGAGCTTCAGTTCCACCCTTTCCCCTTTCATCCTCATCACCGTGCCCACGGTGGTGGCCGTCCCTACGTTTACGACCAGTTGCTCTCCTTGGGTAAGGGGTTTCACTTCCAGCTCCTCGGGAAGACCCACCACCCTCTCCATCAGGTGGACTTCGAGCTCCAGGGAGGAGAGGACGGGGGGCATCGATCCTTCCACCCCCACCACACATCCCACCAGCCTGTCGGCCTTCGTGAGGGAGGGATCCAACAGGG
The nucleotide sequence above comes from Candidatus Hadarchaeales archaeon. Encoded proteins:
- a CDS encoding DUF6485 family protein; amino-acid sequence: MAGKKERICSVAENLKNCTCTYEPCSRKGICCECLRYHWKRKELPGCFFPPEVERTYDRSLRRFLECYKRLP
- the rpe gene encoding ribulose-phosphate 3-epimerase; the protein is MKVKIAPSLLSADFSRLEEEIREVEKGGADLLHWDVMDGHFVPNLTIGPSVIRCLRDKTSLPFNVHLMIETPEKYLKRFVEAGGDIITVHVETCSDLPRLLSSLRRMGVKVGVALNPETPLSSVEGVVEELDLLLVMTVHPGFGNQRFLKGTLPKLRRAGKMVREKGLALDLGVDGGISVETVPWVVGAGANLLVAGTAIYGQRDRVLAIRRLREAACSILGSA